A stretch of Gemmobacter fulvus DNA encodes these proteins:
- a CDS encoding ABC transporter permease has product MASDAKGATSFEEGLKGASEKVAEFHEDKSALKRLQSWLHQTPSAVPMIVLVVAIVIFGLLSENFFKATTLSTILQQIAIVGILGCAQSVVVLTAGIDLSVGAIAVFSSVLMGQMSFRYGIPAPAAIGIGLVLGTAMGAINGYLVAKIKLPPFIVTLGTWQILLASNFIYSANETIRSSDIQEQAPALQFWGGSIQPGGVKILYAVFLMIALVAIMSYVLRQTAWGRHVYAVGDDAESAELAGVQTKKILIQVYALAGFFCAIAGWVMIGRFGSVSPTASTGQLGNIQSITAVVIGGISLFGGRGSIVGMFFGALIVGVFEMGLRLVGTDPQWTFFLIGVLIIFAVAVDQWIRKAAA; this is encoded by the coding sequence ATGGCATCTGATGCAAAAGGGGCGACGAGTTTTGAGGAAGGCCTGAAGGGCGCTTCGGAAAAAGTTGCCGAATTCCACGAAGACAAGAGCGCATTGAAGCGCCTGCAAAGCTGGCTTCACCAGACACCCTCGGCCGTGCCGATGATCGTTCTGGTGGTGGCCATCGTGATTTTCGGGCTGCTGTCCGAAAACTTCTTCAAGGCAACAACGCTGTCGACCATCCTGCAACAGATCGCGATTGTCGGTATTCTGGGCTGTGCGCAATCCGTCGTGGTGCTGACGGCGGGGATTGACCTGTCGGTCGGGGCCATCGCGGTGTTCTCGTCGGTGCTGATGGGGCAGATGAGCTTTCGTTATGGCATCCCGGCCCCCGCGGCCATTGGCATCGGACTTGTGCTGGGCACGGCGATGGGCGCGATCAACGGTTATCTTGTGGCCAAGATCAAACTGCCGCCCTTCATCGTGACGCTGGGCACCTGGCAGATTCTGCTCGCCTCGAACTTCATCTATTCGGCCAATGAAACCATCCGTTCGTCCGATATCCAGGAGCAGGCGCCTGCCTTGCAGTTCTGGGGCGGCTCGATCCAGCCGGGCGGGGTGAAGATCCTCTATGCCGTGTTCCTGATGATCGCGCTGGTCGCCATCATGTCCTATGTGCTGCGCCAGACGGCCTGGGGGCGGCATGTCTATGCGGTGGGTGACGATGCGGAATCCGCCGAGCTGGCCGGGGTGCAGACCAAGAAGATCCTCATCCAGGTCTATGCGCTGGCCGGGTTTTTCTGCGCCATCGCCGGCTGGGTGATGATCGGGCGGTTCGGATCGGTTTCGCCCACCGCCTCCACCGGGCAATTGGGCAACATCCAGTCCATCACGGCTGTGGTGATCGGGGGGATCTCGCTCTTTGGCGGCCGTGGCTCCATTGTCGGGATGTTCTTCGGGGCGCTGATCGTGGGCGTGTTTGAAATGGGCCTGCGCCTTGTTGGCACCGACCCGCAATGGACCTTCTTCCTCATCGGCGTGCTGATCATCTTTGCCGTCGCCGTGGACCAGTGGATCAGAAAGGCAGCAGCATGA
- a CDS encoding ATP-binding cassette domain-containing protein: MTQEPILKGRGLVKRYGKVTALDHCDFDLYPGEILAVIGDNGAGKSSLIKALSGAVVPDEGEITLEGQKINFTSPIDARAAGIECVYQTLAMSPALSIADNMFMGRELRKPGIMGSLFRKLDKPAMEKFARAKLNELGLMTIQNINQAVETLSGGQRQGVAVARAAAFGSKVVILDEPTAALGVKESRRVLELIRDVRSRGIPIILISHNMPHVFEVADRIHIHRLGKRLCVIKPSDYTMSDAVAFMTGAKLPEGVTEAA, from the coding sequence ATGACACAAGAACCCATCCTGAAAGGCCGTGGTCTGGTAAAGCGCTATGGCAAGGTCACTGCGCTCGACCATTGCGACTTCGATCTCTATCCGGGCGAGATTCTGGCGGTGATCGGCGATAACGGGGCCGGAAAATCCTCGTTGATCAAGGCTTTGTCTGGCGCCGTTGTGCCAGACGAGGGCGAGATCACGCTGGAAGGCCAGAAGATCAACTTCACCTCGCCCATCGACGCCCGGGCGGCTGGTATCGAATGTGTCTATCAGACGCTTGCCATGTCGCCTGCGCTGTCGATTGCCGACAACATGTTCATGGGGCGCGAATTGCGCAAACCGGGGATCATGGGCAGCCTGTTCCGCAAGCTGGACAAACCCGCGATGGAGAAATTCGCGCGGGCCAAGCTGAACGAACTGGGGTTGATGACGATCCAGAACATCAATCAGGCGGTGGAAACCCTGTCGGGCGGCCAGCGGCAGGGGGTGGCTGTGGCACGGGCGGCGGCCTTCGGATCGAAGGTCGTGATCCTCGATGAACCGACGGCAGCGCTGGGCGTGAAGGAAAGCCGCCGGGTGCTGGAGCTGATCCGCGATGTGCGCTCGCGCGGGATTCCGATCATCCTGATCAGCCACAACATGCCGCATGTGTTTGAAGTGGCAGACAGAATCCACATTCACCGTCTTGGCAAGCGGCTGTGTGTGATCAAACCGTCGGACTACACCATGTCGGATGCCGTGGCCTTCATGACCGGGGCGAAACTGCCCGAAGGCGTGACGGAAGCGGCATGA
- a CDS encoding nucleoside/nucleotide kinase family protein has translation MTPAAIAALIRQRAAEAITGQGRFITALAGPPGAGKSTLAESLRAELGAGARVVPMDGFHLDNPVLAARGLLARKGSPESFDAQGFVHLVQRLTVEPEVAIPVFDRKLDLARAGGDLVRAEDRLLIIEGNYLLLEAEPWSAARPFYGLTLMLEVPEAELERRLIQRWIDHDHTPEAARARALSNDIPNARRVQRESAAADLMIRQ, from the coding sequence ATGACACCCGCCGCGATTGCCGCCCTGATCCGTCAGAGGGCTGCCGAAGCGATCACAGGGCAGGGGCGGTTCATCACCGCCCTTGCCGGCCCGCCCGGCGCGGGCAAATCGACCCTGGCAGAAAGCCTGCGGGCCGAGTTGGGTGCTGGTGCGCGCGTGGTGCCGATGGACGGCTTTCACCTCGACAATCCGGTGCTGGCGGCGCGCGGGCTTCTGGCCCGCAAGGGCAGCCCGGAAAGCTTTGATGCGCAAGGATTCGTGCATCTGGTGCAGCGGCTGACGGTGGAGCCCGAAGTGGCGATCCCGGTCTTCGACCGCAAGCTGGATCTGGCACGGGCGGGCGGTGATCTGGTGCGGGCCGAAGACCGGCTTCTGATCATCGAGGGCAATTACCTGTTGCTGGAGGCGGAGCCCTGGTCGGCGGCCCGGCCTTTCTATGGGCTGACGCTGATGCTCGAGGTGCCCGAGGCCGAGTTGGAGCGCCGTCTGATCCAGCGCTGGATCGACCACGACCACACGCCCGAGGCGGCGCGGGCGCGGGCCCTGTCGAATGACATCCCCAATGCGCGGCGGGTGCAGCGCGAGAGTGCCGCCGCCGATTTGATGATCCGGCAGTAG
- the dut gene encoding dUTP diphosphatase: MTPDVRILWEDWADRSLPMPGYETPGAAGADLRANLPPEQRAAGITLAPMQRVIVATGIRVEIPVGYEMQIRPRSGLATKHGLTLPNTPGTIDSDYRGPLGVALINLGGEAYTVQHGDRIAQIVVAPVVQVRFSVVAELSETERGAGGFGSTGRR; encoded by the coding sequence ATGACACCGGACGTGCGGATTCTGTGGGAAGACTGGGCCGATCGCAGCCTGCCTATGCCGGGCTATGAGACACCGGGGGCGGCGGGGGCGGATCTGCGGGCCAATCTGCCGCCCGAGCAGCGGGCGGCGGGCATCACCCTGGCGCCGATGCAGCGGGTGATCGTGGCCACCGGGATCCGGGTGGAAATTCCCGTGGGATATGAGATGCAGATCCGGCCCCGCTCGGGCCTGGCGACGAAACATGGTCTGACGCTGCCCAATACGCCCGGCACCATTGACAGTGATTATCGCGGGCCTTTGGGCGTGGCTTTGATCAATCTGGGCGGTGAGGCCTACACGGTGCAGCATGGCGACCGGATCGCGCAGATCGTGGTGGCCCCGGTCGTGCAGGTGCGTTTTTCGGTGGTTGCGGAGCTGAGCGAGACCGAGCGTGGCGCGGGTGGCTTCGGGTCGACGGGGCGGCGCTGA
- a CDS encoding HesA/MoeB/ThiF family protein: MLLVASLLVVIWGGGALLRLSAQRRVAAMAAVWALVVLTHLILPPEAGLRLATGGDARGWLVLGGVVAVVGLYRLVIRALKARVPPPAPVADPASFGAVELDRYARHIILREIGGPGQKRLKAAKVLVVGAGGLGSPALLYLAASGVGTIGVIDADLVDNSNLQRQIIHADARIGMAKVQSALVAMRALNPFVSLRPYQRRLTEDIAADLLADYDLILDGTDNFDTRYLVNRSAVAAGKPLISGAITQWEGQLSLFDPGQGGPCYACVFPTRPAPGMVPSCAEAGVAAPLPGIIGSMMAMEAVKHLTGAGETLRGRLMIHDALYAETRVIAVKRRSDCPVCGGTA, from the coding sequence ATGCTGCTGGTGGCAAGTCTGTTGGTGGTGATCTGGGGCGGCGGTGCGTTGCTGCGTCTGTCGGCACAGCGGCGGGTCGCGGCGATGGCGGCGGTCTGGGCGCTGGTGGTGCTGACCCATCTGATCCTGCCGCCAGAGGCCGGGCTGCGGCTGGCGACCGGCGGCGATGCCCGGGGCTGGCTGGTACTGGGCGGCGTGGTTGCTGTGGTGGGGCTGTACCGGCTGGTGATCCGCGCGCTGAAGGCGCGGGTGCCGCCACCTGCGCCGGTGGCCGATCCCGCCAGCTTTGGCGCGGTGGAGCTGGACCGCTATGCTCGCCACATCATCCTGCGCGAAATTGGCGGGCCGGGGCAGAAGCGGCTGAAGGCGGCGAAGGTTCTGGTGGTGGGTGCGGGGGGATTGGGCAGCCCGGCGCTGCTGTATCTGGCGGCAAGCGGCGTGGGCACAATCGGGGTGATCGACGCCGATCTGGTCGACAATTCCAATCTGCAACGCCAGATCATCCATGCCGATGCGCGGATCGGCATGGCCAAGGTGCAATCGGCACTGGTGGCGATGCGGGCGCTCAATCCCTTTGTCAGCCTGCGCCCCTATCAGCGCCGCCTGACGGAGGACATCGCGGCGGATCTGCTGGCCGACTATGATCTGATCCTGGATGGCACCGACAATTTTGACACCCGCTATCTGGTGAACCGCAGTGCGGTGGCGGCGGGCAAGCCGTTGATTTCGGGAGCGATTACGCAATGGGAGGGGCAGCTGTCGCTGTTTGATCCGGGGCAGGGCGGGCCGTGTTATGCCTGTGTGTTCCCGACGCGGCCCGCCCCCGGCATGGTGCCCTCCTGTGCCGAGGCGGGGGTGGCCGCCCCCCTGCCGGGCATCATCGGTTCGATGATGGCGATGGAGGCGGTGAAACATCTGACCGGGGCGGGAGAGACGCTGCGTGGTCGGCTGATGATCCATGATGCGCTTTATGCCGAAACGCGGGTGATTGCCGTCAAGCGGCGGTCGGACTGCCCGGTCTGTGGCGGCACCGCGTAA